One genomic window of Phaseolus vulgaris cultivar G19833 unplaced genomic scaffold, P. vulgaris v2.0 scaffold_62, whole genome shotgun sequence includes the following:
- the LOC137817439 gene encoding FBD-associated F-box protein At2g26860-like codes for METQDRISALPDEILCHILSFLSTNDSFATSLLSKRWQPLWLFLSIIDLDNQTFIQNGRSYTFFFKFAYGILFRCRMQQPLKIARFHLTPRVCGYSNDFPYHLFKKWVRIIIQRGIEQLYIEIPRALEVPHIIWSCKTLVVLKLYRLSMDVFVKVHMPALKTLHLDFLFISKSQYFAEIFHGCPNLEDFRAYHIFLDNKLEGIEFQTMPKLVKADLKLDYVFEFPLKVVSNVEHLRFFLKLKKESFPMFENLIHLELHLESNIQWHLVIKMLNHCPKLETVMLHMPAEPYSCTSWICPQFVPECIASQLKRLTH; via the exons ATGGAAACCCAGGATAGGATCAGTGCATTACCTGATGAAATCTTGTGTCacattctttcttttctctcaaCTAATGATTCCTTTGCCACAAGTCTTCTCTCCAAGAGGTGGCAACCATTGTGGCTGTTTTTATCCATTATTGACCTTGACAACCAAACTTTTATCCAAAATGGCAGATCCTACaccttttttttcaaatttgcttATGGAATCCTTTTCAGGTGTCGCATGCAACAACCCCTCAAAATTGCACGCTTCCACCTTACCCCCCGCGTATGTGGTTACAGTAATGACTTCCCTTACCATCTCTTTAAGAAATGGGTAAGAATCATTATTCAACGCGGTATTGAGCAACTCTACATCGAGATTCCTCGTGCCCTTGAGGTCCCACACATTATTTGGAGTTGCAAAACACTTGTCGTTCTCAAGTTGTATCGATTATCTATGGATGTTTTTGTGAAGGTCCATATGCCTGCTCTGAAAACTCTACATTTGGATTTCCTTTTCATATCAAAGTCTCAATATTTTGCAGAGATTTTTCATGGGTGTCCCAATTTGGAGGATTTTCGAGCATATCATATATTTTTGGATAACAAATTAGAAGGTATAGAGTTTCAAACCATGCCCAAACTGGTGAAGGCAGACCTTAAACTTGATTATGTTTTTGAGTTTCCTCTAAAAGTGGTGTCTAACGTGGAGCATTTGAGATTCTTCCTCAAG CTCAAGAAAGAGAGTTTTCCTatgtttgaaaatttgattcaTTTGGAGCTCCACCTTGAATCGAATATTCAATGGCACTTGGTGATTAAAATGCTCAACCATTGTCCAAAGCTTGAAACGGTTATGCTTCATATGCCTGCAGAACCATATTCTTGCACAAGTTGGATTTGTCCACAATTTGTTCCTGAATGCATTGCTTCACAACTTAAAAG ATTAACTCATTAA